The Myotis daubentonii chromosome 1, mMyoDau2.1, whole genome shotgun sequence genome includes the window GCTTTTGATGGCACAGAGAATGATAGAGTGTGACAAAAACAACCAACGTTGACACCTCTGAGGTGATGAGTGGTTCAGGAGAGTTGAAGTCTGAGTAAAAgtgagttgttgttgtttttaaatatacaaaaacttTATTGAACTGTGCCTTATAATGAACATTCTAATCCAAAATTTCAGAAGCACTTCAGAAAGAATTGATCAATCAATATTCCAAATTCTCCACAACTCCTTTTGTTCCCACACACCTTGCTCTTGAAGAAaaatgggtggggggaggggggagggcggaggggggaagagaaagacaaaacaaGTATTCAAAtcacagaagttttttttttttttcctgtgaatatttattgaactcaaaTTCTTGGGAAGAATTTATCAAAATTGCGCCTGCAGCTGGACCCCTGGCCCTGCTCCGCCGTGGGTGGGGCCAGATGTGAGCCCTGCTGCGTGGAGCCCCGAGGCCGCTGTGCAGGACCCGCCGGGGCTCAGTCCGGGAGCTTGCCGCCATACAGGTCGGCCCTGTCCAGCTGCAGCCCCGGTTCACAGCGGCGTAGGCAGGCTCCGAGGTGCCCAGGGACTTGGGGCCGGCCTCCTGTGTGATCTGGGAGTCGTGTGTGATTTCCCCGTCAGAACTGCCCATGTCCACGAGGCTCAGGACGATGGCACCGGCAAAGCCCAGGAGCAGGAAgaagggcagggagcccaggaagGATGTGATGACGATCATGCCGCCGCTCAGCCGGCCGGGCCACGTGTCAATCGCCAAGTACCGGGTGATCCGGTTGGTTCGGATTGGGTCCGACCACAGGGTCTGGTCCTGCACCAAGCCCGAGGACATAACTGATGAGGACCTACTTGAACCTGTATTCCGTGGCCGCCGACAGGGGCGGGTTGCAGAGGCCCTGGAAGTTAGGGTCCCACAGGCAGGTCCCATTGTCGCCCACCCTGATCAGGTATGCATTCAGGATCTCCGAGGCCCGGGCCACATCCCCCACTGCGTCCAAGCTGGGCAGGTCGCTGCAGGGGGTCAGCTCACAGACCCGGCCTCCCTCCTGCCGTCTGCTGGAACGTGGAGCCGAGTAGGGTGTTGGCGCCGTCCTGCACCGAGGTGTTCCTGGAACTGACGGAGTCGAGCAGGACGTAGAGGTAGATTTCCTAGGTGCTGTTGAGGGCTTCTGCGCTGTCAAACATGCAGAGCGGTTTCTCCAGGGCCACGGTGCTCAGGGTGGGGTTGTTGGTGGCAAAGGTCACACtggccagctggggctggagggtcaCACCCAGGCACAAGCAGCCTAGGGCCAGCCAGGCCCGGAGTGAAGGCATCGCTCGGGACGAGACACGAAGGAGCGGGGCGGCCAGTCCAGCGGACAAACTCCGCGCCTCTTCACAGAAGCGTTTCTTATAAAATATTGGTGCTaaccctggccactgtggctcagttatTTGGAGAATTCTCCCATGAACCCAAAGGATGGGCAGGTtcgattctgagtcagggcatGGGTGCattctggaggcagccaatcaatggtgccctctcacactgatgtttccctctctaaaaatcaacacaagcaaaaaaaatttttaatcctaGATCACGGATACCTGTATGTAAAATTCTACCCTCAAAAGccaggtaatactttcaacaacatatatataaagtaaaaataagctccagctggtttagctcaatggatagagcttcagcctgtggattgaaggattctgggttcaattcagtTAAAAACACATGCCTCGGTTGGGGGCTGGATCCAGagtagagtgtgcaggaggcagccaatcaatgattctctcgcatcactgatgtttctgtccctctccctcttccttccctctgacatttatagaaatatattaaaaaataaagtaacaataaaattataatttaaaaaattctacctACTGCCTATCAGTCACAGGAAGAAAATGAACCAAAATGACAGTTCATCCTTCCTAATCTCTTAAAACACGGATGGCAAGAGGTTTGGGATCACATCCGACATAGAAGTAAGGCTTTAGCACCTCAGAAAAAGTATCCCTGAAGGAATGGATGTGAGACATGTCATTCAAACTGTAAAAGGAAACGTGACCCATCTCATAGTCCAGGTAGATGCCAATCCCTCTGGGCCTTTCCTGAAGCACAAGGGTGACAGGAACAGGCCCTCGAGCCACATAGTCACCATCCTGCAGCTGAATCGTCCAACATCTGTCCTCCTGTCTGAGCAGGGGCTGCTTTCTCTCCTTGGAAAGGGAGTCTTTACAGACCCCCACGGCCCACTCAGGTTTGTCATCCACCTGGACCTCCCAGTAATGTCGGCCACAGTCAAACCCTTCAGAGCAAATCCCTTTGGATTCCGATGAACTCCTTGCTTTTTCCTCACAAATGTCACAGACTTTTTATCCTCAGACACAAGCAGATGAGGATGTGCAGTTTCGGGATCCAGAGTAACTTCTTCTCTAAATGTCTGCATGATTTGCAGCAGGGCCGAACACTGTGGAGGAAGACTGAATTCTTCTCTCTTATACTTCAAGCAATAGACATCTGGAGGGTCTAGGTGATCACAACGGCGGAGGACACCCTTGATGTTCATCAGCAGTTTCACATCTGACACCACACTCGTCTCTGCCATCTCCTTTCGTAGAACTCTAAGTTTGGAAATGTGGTCTGAAAATGCAGCTTTGTTTGCAGTGAGATTCCGTAGAATGTGCTTCTCTTGTTCAGCTAGCCTTGAGAGAACTGCCGCTTGCTCACACTCTATGGATGCCATCACACTCTCATATTCAGAGGCTAACTTCGCTCTCCGCTTTTCCACCTTTTCTCTCAGTTCTGATCGTTGCCCGTCTTGAGTGGCTAATAGTTTCTGAAGGTCTGCCAGCTGCTCCTTCAGGGGCTCAATGTAACTCCTGAGCTTCTGCCTGTGATGAGAGGCAGCCTCGTCCACGGGCCTCACGTGgtggccctggtggtcagggggCTGAGTGCACAGGGGACACAACAACTTTAGGTCCTCCTCGCAGAAGAGGGTCAGGGCCTGGTTGTGCTTCTCACACAAGCGCCTCTCTTCCTGCTGCTTCATCTCGGCCCCTGTGATCTGGAGGAGCTTGGCCATGTCAACCATCCTTCCCAGCTGGGTGTTGCTCCACAGGTGCCTCTCTTTGCATGGGTGATGGCACACAGGGCAAGGGAACCTGTCCTGCACATCAGCCCAGGAGTGCTGGATGCAGGAGCGGCAGACGTTGTGCCTGCATTCGATGGTGACAGGGTCTCCCAGGTTATTCAGGCAGATGGGACAGTTGATTTCTGTCTGGAGATTTGCCACAGCTCCTTCGCCTGCCATTTCTATTGTCAATTAAGGTCAGCCCCTGGTGTCCTGTGAGGTCCTTAGCTACAGAGGTAGGTGCCCAGAGGAGCTCCACTGCCCACCTCCAGACAATCAAAGTAGTTGGAGGACTACTGCCCTTGGCAGCTCAGAGGATATGAATCCAAGTTCAGCAATTCTCTTGGTCAGAGAGCAACGATGACCCTTAAGTACCGATTGGTTCCAGGAGCAGACGGCTCTTGTCCAGTTCGTAGCGCCGAAAGCGAAAGGAGAACCTCCCACAAGGCTCTCTCTCTGGCATAGGACTGCAGGAGCCATGACCTGACCCTGGTATATATACACCATTAGAAGGACCGAGTTATTAACCACGCCCACCAAAGTCCAGTGGCTCCTCCCCCAGGGGGGAGGGATGAACCAGAGTAAAAGGATTTTCAGTGCTTTCCTGAAGCCAAGGAGGATTAACTGTTAATAGGCATGATCTAATTTGCCCCTGGTATTCTCTCTTGATCTTCAACACCATttgtttacttacttatttttttaaaaatacatttttattgatttcagagaggtaggcagagggagagagacatagaaacatcaatgatgagagagaatcattgatttgctgcctcctgcacgccccccattagggatggagcccacaaccctgatgTTGGCCCTGACGGGAATCCAAGCAGTGACCTTAGTTCATActtaacccctgagccatgccggcagggcatttatttattttttttaaaatctctaggGTTGAGCCCTATGCGGTTTGGTTCAGTGAGCGGGGACCTAGGTCATGCGGAGAGGTCACTGTTATCAAAACGCTCCTGGTCGTACACTTTAGCCACCACCTTGCGGCCCATTGAGGACCTGGATGGCCTTGTGAGTCTCGGAGGCCATGGAGAACTCCCCGAAGATCTTGACGATGATCTCGGCGTCCTCCTCCTCGCCCTGCTTATCCTGGTCGATGATGATGCCGTTGACGGCCCGAACTTGCCGCACTCCTTGGTCACCTCCCCCTCCAGGTCGTCGTCGATGTCCTTGGGGTCCACCTTGTTGCGCAGAACCATCACTGTGGACAGCAGCAGACGGCTCTTCTCCATTCTGAAACGTCAAAAGGGAAAGCTGAATCTGCCACAAGGATCTCTCTACACAGCGGGGCACAGGACTCAAAAGTGAGTTTTAGGACAGTTTCATCCATTAATTttacttacattttctttttctttttttgatgtaTGCCCAAGAGagataaatttgataaaaatcaAGAGATCTTTCAATACATTTAAATATCCTTAGTAATAAGAAAGCAATGTGTCATAGTTTAATTAGCagtttctgttctttccttgtggTCTACACAATGATAGTCTTAGAAATCAGTGACATCTTAGATGAGATAAAATACAAAAGAGTTTCTCTAATCTTTTAGAATTATCCTTTGGTTCCTGATAAATGAATGAGATATCTAAATTCCTTCTCAGTGGACTTGGATCCTCACCTGGAAAGAAACCAGAACTAGATGGAGTCAGAGAGATCAAGCATTTCACTCTGTTACTACAAAGTGCTCCTCACTTTCCCAAAATATTCCAATTTTGGAACATTGTTTCAAGTCTTCTGGAAACTCTACTCTTGGCCTATAGTTCTCAGCAAGACCTGAATAAAATTCTTTCTAAAAACTTCAAAGATTCAAGTTCTTTTTGTTGACAGAGTAAATTTAAGGAAAATTTCCATAAACTGCTATATAGCTCATCTTCAGCTACCATCTCATTTGTCAGAACTTAATCAATGATCAAATAGCAAAATGgtaggctgggaaatgtagtctttatttCAGGTATTTATTTGCCAGCTGATAACTGGAGATTTTAATTAGGAGAAAACAGATAATGGAAAGACAATCAGCAACTGTCATCAAGACAATTCTGGCCCAgtcggagtggctcagttggttgagtgtcatcccatgaaccgaaaggtcactggtttgactcctggtcagggcacatgtcaggagtttcgggctcaatccccagtaagcggcatgcaggagacagctgatcaatgattctctctcatcattgatgtttgtatctctccctccttctcctttcctctttcgaaaaatcaataaaaacaaataataataataaaaagacacagTCCTGGATTTCTAggcagaaaagggaagggaatacCTGTAGGAATGTATAACATAATTCACACTGGGCAAAGCGCTCCAGAGATGGGGGCtctgggctgacactctaaccactgagctaagccagTTAGGACtgaactgaatttttttttttttaaatatattttcgttgacttcagagaggaagggagagggagagagagacagaaacatcaatgatgagagagaatcattgatcggctgccttctgcaggaccttcactggggaccgagcccgcaacctgggcacatgccccaaccaggaatcaaaccagcgacctcccGGTTCccgggtcgatgctcaacccctgagccacacccggctggaCTGAACTGAATTTTTAAGGAAGAGTCAAACTTATTTAAGGCAAAGGGTGTGGTGGTGGTAGCGTGATGGTGGTGAGGGAGTTTCTAGATGGGAAGTAGCATTTCCAGAGGCTTGAAAGAGCAAAGAAATTACTAGCACTTCAGTGTGTCTGCAACATATATTAGAGATCAGGAATATCAAAAGATGAAGTTGGAAAAGTTAGCAGGGGTCAGGTCATGCTAAGTCTTCTCTACTCTACATAATGATTacttaaatgataaaatatttttaaaaatttcttcccATTTAAGCTCTCACTTAAATGGGTTTGTGAAACTCCTAAACATTGATATTTAAGGAAATCAGTTatatttgtagagcatcttattTTTCACAGCACAATCATAAATAGTGCTCAATTCTTCTAAGATGACCAGTCTTCTCAGATTCTAGCAACAATTCAACTAGGTAAAAATGCACCTTATTCACCTGCTTACAAGATTCATAAAGATTCActcctgcccctctcctctgCAAAAGTGTAAAAATCTCCCTGTGTACAATgcatccatcctatctaataaaagagaaacatggtaattggcgtacgaccgctacccttcctattggctaatcagggagatatgcaaattaactgccagccaagatggcggccggcagccaggcagcttaaactgaacatgaggcttgcttgcctcagtgatggaggaaaccaacgttccccgcctgccttgctggcctctgagcttgcagtttaagaaacattgtaacaaatatagaagctaaacaaaaccccagaaacctgctttcagtgagcctggatctcagagctggagttgatacagaattttgattatagaacccaaacaaaccagatacctattttcagcagctgaggcctcagagctgcagccaagcctcagagctaaagctggcccagaataaaaaaagaaaagaaaaaaaggagcagttgggagggagcttcagtcccagcctgaaaacagccctcagcccctcacacagtctggccaggcaccccagtggggacccccaccctgatccaggacacccttcagggcaaaccagccagcccccacccatgcaccaggcctctattctatatagtaaaagggtaatatgcctcccagcaccaggatcagcgtgacgggggcagcgcccaaaccccctgatcgccctgtggctctgtgtgtgacagggggaggggccacaacctccctatccgccctgctctgttcatgacaggggaaggcgccccaaccccctgattggccctgctctgtgcctgatggggggagctccccaatcccctgatcaccctgcagctctgtgtgtgacagggtgcggcgccccaacccccccaccccacggaccctgctctgtgtgtgacggggtagagccataacctccccattggccctgccctgagtgtgagagtggcggcaccccaatcccctgatcggccctgctctttgggtGATAGGAGGCGGCAcccgaaccccctgatccaccctgctctgtgtgtgacagggggcggtgcgccaactcccctatcggccctactctgtgagtgacagggtggagcttttcaaccctctgatgggccctgctctgtgcgtgacagtggggagctccccaaccccctgattgaccctgctctgtgtgtgacaggggttggcgccacaacctccccatcgactctgccttgagtgtgacagggggcggtgccccaaccccccaatcggccctaccctgagtgtgactgagggtgacatcgcaacctcccgatccgccctgctctgtgcatgatagggggtggcaccccaactccccaatcggctctgctctgagcccaaccaggggctgcacctagggtttgggcttgccctctgacacccgagagcaggcctaagccagcaggtcgttatcccccgaggggtcccagactgcgagagggaacaggccgggctgagggaccacccctgttcgggcgccagatgctggggtccagccccagcgggtccaggggtccccaaaggtgtggacggagtcggcaaagaaggaatgacacagagacagcgttcagttgatcagcagcctagccaggatctccagccaagttctggtctggatctccagcaaagttctgtttcggatctccagccaggttctgtgtccatgttctcttgctaggttctccaggttctccagccaggttctgtagccatgttccctcgctaggttctccagccaggttctgtccaggttctccagccaggttcagtcaccaggttctagtcaggttctcttgccaatttctgtagtcaggttcagtccaggatcttttgccatgttctctacctaggttctgtctctaggttctgaggccagtttctgtctaggatcttttgccatgttctctccagcgaagttcttctgtctctagagaacgttctgtgtaggttctgtgcctaggttctgtctctcttggttctgtcttctaagttctgtgttgttacatctgtatttataccagttgattccaatcctatcaatctctattccaaacgttagggcgtttcttatctccattccagggagtaaagattatgtagcttaagcatgattgttcgtagttaaagtgattaattacccacctggcacttagttaagaggttttattccctccctaacttcaggggaaaatccctacctggagaaacaacctttctcagagaccttggctaaaatacatagtgccaagaaggtgagcaaacatattaagaacagtatgccatatatgccaggtcccttgaaacagcaagcatggaccggctcctggcaaatgagtgcacaaatttttgtgcaccgggcctctagtattagagaTAAAAAGCCAAAGGcttaagcaggggtcctcaaactgcggcccgcagAAAACATTTATCaggcccgctgggtgtttttgccgctgctgcctgtcctgcttagcagctgactcaTCCTGGGCccgcagtgcacatgtgtggaatgtctgagggacagtgaactggccccctgtttaaaaagtttgaggacctctggctTAAGGGGCGAGTTCAATAGCTCAGATTCGGAGGTGTAGTCACCAAGAATACAGTAATTTGATGTTGCCACTAGCAGAGAAAGACATCAGAGGAAATATATGAACTTTTCATCCTATAAGTAGTATTCttacttaaaacaaacaaaaataataaatcagaGGCCTTAGAAATTATCAGGGGTAGAGTCTGACTCTGTGATAAAGGCTGTTTGAAAAAATGGCTATGATAAATCCTCTAATATCTCTTTGCAACGTGACTTTTCTGTTCCTTTCATCAAAAGATGGAATTTATTTCCCTAGGCCTTGAATCTTTGCTGACCTTGTGACTGTGTGTAACATTCAAGACGGGGCCTGAGATTGCTGTGAAAGTCAGTCTAGGCTTATGGAGGTTGAAAGGTTatagtggggaggggggaaccaAGGCATCCCAGCTAGCATCAACTGACAGCCATGAGCCCATCTAGGACCTTCTACCCTAGGTTACCCCCTCCAGATGAATGCAGCTGCATGAATGAGCCCAACTGAAACCAGCAGAGGAACTCTCCACCCAATCCACAGAGCAAAAGAAATAATAGATCGTTGTTCTTTTAAGCCACTTGGTTTCAGAGTGGTTTGTTACGTcgaaatggataaataaaataggtTCACTCCctcaatattaaaaatacatcacCACTATAGCTTATGACTCAAAACAATGAAGGAATTCCTATTACATCACTTTCAGGCTTAGTGTAATAGACTGAAAAAATGAACTGGTAATAGGGAATCAGGACTTTCATTGCTGTCTGCTGAAAAAATATTGTTAGATATCTGTAAGAAAACTAGAGGAAATATTGAAAAACATGGCATTAGACCCCTCAAACAAACACATTTCTCACTTGGGAAATTCAATACAGTATTTAAAACATATAGAGAGTTTACTGGTAAAGAACTGATAACAACAGATATATCAAAGATTAGCATTGTGGCACTCTAGATTTATGAGTAGAAATTCCAGGTACTTCTGTAGGTAAGAATAAGAATGACTCAAAAGATGCCCCCTGACACTTGAAGATACAATCCTTGGGTTCTGTGGTGTGCTAGTCCAAGGTGGCCCCTAGTGATTCTCACTTCCTGGTATTCACTCTCTTGGGAAATATTCTCCCACACTAAATTATGGCTGGTCTGTGTATCCAATAAAATATGGCAGAAATGATGGTGTGAGACTT containing:
- the LOC132218979 gene encoding LOW QUALITY PROTEIN: tripartite motif-containing protein 75-like (The sequence of the model RefSeq protein was modified relative to this genomic sequence to represent the inferred CDS: inserted 1 base in 1 codon), whose product is MAGEGAVANLQTEINCPICLNNLGDPVTIECRHNVCRSCIQHSWADVQDRFPCPVCHHPCKERHLWSNTQLGRMVDMAKLLQITGAEMKQQEERRLCEKHNQALTLFCEEDLKLLCPLCTQPPDHQGHHVRPVDEAASHHRQKLRSYIEPLKEQLADLQKLLATQDGQRSELREKVEKRRAKLASEYESVMASIECEQAAVLSRLAEQEKHILRNLTANKAAFSDHISKLRVLRKEMAETSVVSDVKLLMNIKGVLRRCDHLDPPDVYCLKYKREEFSLPPQCSALLQIMQTFREEVTLDPETAHPHLLVSEDKKSVTFVRKKQGVHRNPKGFAXEGFDCGRHYWEVQVDDKPEWAVGVCKDSLSKERKQPLLRQEDRCWTIQLQDGDYVARGPVPVTLVLQERPRGIGIYLDYEMGHVSFYSLNDMSHIHSFRDTFSEVLKPYFYVGCDPKPLAIRVLRD